In Cystobacter ferrugineus, the DNA window AGGCGGGCCACCGGATGAAGCGGCTGAACCAGCATCTCCGGCTGGCGGAATTGCTCCTGCAGAAGGCCTCGGAGGAGCACGGGCACGAGCGGTGGCTGCTGGCGGACCTGAAGAACCTGGGGTGGCCCACCAGGCGGGTCGAGAACGCGAAGCGCAGCCCCGCGGTCGAGGCCTACATCGCATGGAACCGATACACCGCGCGGTCCGGCGTCCCCATTGCGTTCCTCGGTACGGCCTACGTCCTGGAGTACCTCTCCGTGCAGCGCGCTGGAAGGACCGTGGAGCGCCTGCTCGCGGCCGATGCCATCCCCAACATCCGCAAGGCTGTCACCTTCCTGCGAGGCCATGCGGACGCGGAC includes these proteins:
- a CDS encoding iron-containing redox enzyme family protein; this encodes MHTQSETQTQMDWTKALEQEARALVEELDAHPAARRLFEGSIDTDSYAHYLVQSYHYVRWTTPLLVEAGHRMKRLNQHLRLAELLLQKASEEHGHERWLLADLKNLGWPTRRVENAKRSPAVEAYIAWNRYTARSGVPIAFLGTAYVLEYLSVQRAGRTVERLLAADAIPNIRKAVTFLRGHADADVHHVAELASVLRSLTDPREQSILLLSARTTRALYTGFFSEEEGQHPARTT